One window of Manihot esculenta cultivar AM560-2 chromosome 17, M.esculenta_v8, whole genome shotgun sequence genomic DNA carries:
- the LOC110608003 gene encoding uncharacterized protein LOC110608003 isoform X1 gives MSQLTLYVILQEAARREREVTTIFGLLRQQMDGVDARRRTRMSLKERLGLRGLGCCGATWGFRPTTISVRDDEEEAVEQEREEIDVINRGSNPTEGISDPGCPATPSIPASSSVNLAAALAAERQLREASITDPRTNNVEAIAAPLRVSLMRLLEETDGGDEEVGGKVAVGSDAVCCVCMVRKKGAAFIPCGHTYCRVCSRELWLNRGSCPLCNRSILEILDIF, from the coding sequence ATGAGTCAACTCACTCTCTATGTGATATTGCAGGAAGCTGCCCGGAGAGAAAGAGAAGTGACAACGATTTTTGGGTTGCTGAGGCAGCAAATGGACGGTGTAGATGCGAGGAGACGAACGAGGATGAGTCTAAAGGAACGCCTAGGATTGAGAGGCTTGGGTTGTTGCGGGGCCACATGGGGATTCAGGCCTACCACCATTAGCGTCAGAGACGATGAGGAAGAGGCAGTAGAACAAGAACGAGAAGAAATAGATGTCATAAATAGGGGAtcaaatcccacagagggaatATCGGATCCGGGATGTCCGGCTACACCTTCGATTCCGGCATCCTCAAGTGTGAACTTAGCAGCGGCATTAGCTGCGGAGCGACAACTAAGGGAGGCAAGTATTACAGATCCGAGAACAAACAACGTGGAAGCGATAGCAGCGCCGCTGAGGGTGTCTTTGATGAGACTGCTAGAGGAAACGGACGGCGGAGATGAGGAAGTGGGCGGTAAAGTAGCAGTGGGAAGCGATGCTGTGTGCTGCGTGTGCATGGTGAGGAAAAAAGGCGCAGCGTTTATCCCATGTGGGCATACGTATTGCAGGGTGTGTTCAAGGGAGCTTTGGCTGAATCGAGGGTCTTGTCCCCTTTGTAATCGATCAATTCTCGAGATTCTCGACATTTTCTAA
- the LOC110608003 gene encoding uncharacterized protein LOC110608003 isoform X2, whose translation MDGVDARRRTRMSLKERLGLRGLGCCGATWGFRPTTISVRDDEEEAVEQEREEIDVINRGSNPTEGISDPGCPATPSIPASSSVNLAAALAAERQLREASITDPRTNNVEAIAAPLRVSLMRLLEETDGGDEEVGGKVAVGSDAVCCVCMVRKKGAAFIPCGHTYCRVCSRELWLNRGSCPLCNRSILEILDIF comes from the coding sequence ATGGACGGTGTAGATGCGAGGAGACGAACGAGGATGAGTCTAAAGGAACGCCTAGGATTGAGAGGCTTGGGTTGTTGCGGGGCCACATGGGGATTCAGGCCTACCACCATTAGCGTCAGAGACGATGAGGAAGAGGCAGTAGAACAAGAACGAGAAGAAATAGATGTCATAAATAGGGGAtcaaatcccacagagggaatATCGGATCCGGGATGTCCGGCTACACCTTCGATTCCGGCATCCTCAAGTGTGAACTTAGCAGCGGCATTAGCTGCGGAGCGACAACTAAGGGAGGCAAGTATTACAGATCCGAGAACAAACAACGTGGAAGCGATAGCAGCGCCGCTGAGGGTGTCTTTGATGAGACTGCTAGAGGAAACGGACGGCGGAGATGAGGAAGTGGGCGGTAAAGTAGCAGTGGGAAGCGATGCTGTGTGCTGCGTGTGCATGGTGAGGAAAAAAGGCGCAGCGTTTATCCCATGTGGGCATACGTATTGCAGGGTGTGTTCAAGGGAGCTTTGGCTGAATCGAGGGTCTTGTCCCCTTTGTAATCGATCAATTCTCGAGATTCTCGACATTTTCTAA